CATACATGGTGTAGTGccatgtttatttttctatctGATTATGGTGGCCATATTTCaggatcatcaatatatttatattacgattaaattcatcatattttatCTATTATTCGGCATTATACTTGTCACCACAATGTTATATATCACCTGTAATGTTGTACATAtaatatttaaattgaatatgaatcCAAGTGATACAACGATACCATTTTTAACATCGATTGTCGATCTAAGCgcatcattaacattattaacttttttccacattctttcattttattctgatCCAAATATCAATGTTAAACCATAGCGGGGGTAGGGGGGAACatctaaaaataataaagagACAgagaatatataaaatgtgaaaattgtaacaattttttttttgaatgatcattaccgtttttttttgagtgaaaaagaaaaaaaaatgtttttcgcTTTTGTATTGGCCAATATAAATATTGACAttgcatcaaaaaaaaaaaaaaaaaatcaccacaatcgacaatgacaatggattagttttttttttgtttacttgttatgaaatttttttttttttgcttttttcttcattcaaatttattttttatcattgagaAATAACTCGTAAATTTTGTTGCTTTtctcttgatcatcatcatctttgatttttttcaaatcgattgattgatgaatgtgtCTATAAAATCGATCACTTCATCACATATAAAAGCTGATCGAAAAATGatagatcaattttttttttaaaaaatcagaTCGACAACAAAATAGTGATTGGtaattcgttttttgtttttttttttttttgaccaaagacaaaaaatcaaaacccAAGATGTTCATCTTAAAGGTTTTGGTATGGTCGATAAtgatttatatgatgaatggTCAATTTATCGCTAATGCTCATATCACATCACCATCGAATCGTATTCGTGAaaagataaataaatcaaataataataatcagccTTTATCATCGagaaaaccatcatcatcatcatctgctgCGCGGATGGATTTTGCCATCAAATCGGCTCATGGTTCACGAAATGGTATCGGTATTGGTGGCGGTGGCCTTATCCAATCAGTttataatgaatttcaaaattcggatggtggtggtataaAATCTTTTGGtatttcatcgaaaaaagTAACGGCAAAttcgagaaaaaatgattttcatggtgatcgaaaaattgatcaaaaaacattgaataaaatcaaagaaattaTCAATGCCGCTGTGAAAACACGATTCTCaatggaaacaaaagaagctgattttgatgaagatgattatgatcaaacACCACAAGTGATTGAAATTGGTGGTATGTATTtacgattatttttttttatttgtttcaattgattcgatAAAAATTCGTTCGTTCTAAAGGTTCGGAACTACCGTtggaaattcattttaaatcgTCATCAAGCAGAATAAATATTAAACAGAGTCATGAAACTGATGAAGGCCAGACTATTGGAccgatgaaaacaaattccaaACCAATGAGAATCATACATGAGAATTATAAACCAGTTATTGCTGAAATTCGTGAAATAATTACACCGTATCGAAAAGTATTTCAAGAAATACAGCCTGTTATGGAAGAAATTCATACAGTAGTTACGCAAggtaaaaaacgaaaaaaaataaaacctgGACATAGAatcaatgatggtggtggaacGAAAGGAGGCAgcggatcatcatcaaacgcTGGTGGTGGACTAAAAGGTGGAAGTGGTGGtagacaaaaacaacaaagaccatcatcatcatcattggaagaGAATATTCGACAAGTTTtagaacgaatgaatgaacgatcaattcaaaaagaaCAATTCGAACAACAAACGGTGGAAGATaatttggaacaacaacaacaacaacaacagctggAGCAAAACGATGAATTtgaacagcagcaacaagtGGAAAATGATAGGTTTTCCGAATCGCCAGAAtcgcagcagcagcaacaacaacaacaacaacaggttGAAAtagatgacaatgatgatgaagattcgATTTATAAAGTTCGTCAACAATCATCTTCAAGAAATAATGCTGTAGGTAGCCGTAAAGGTTATGATCGACGAAAGAAACGATTAGTTTAAcgaatttaattgattgaaaaattatcatcattttattaatttatttaaaacattcaattattcattgtatttatgatcatcattattgttttataataattatataaatcatcaaaattcaataaattttcaaacacaaGTTTTGTAATgtattcatcaaatataggattcttatttttttgttgttattttatttcacaaGTTCGATAACAAAATGGATTGGAAATTGATCacgaaatgttttttttgttgttgtatttggaACGAAAAATGCTATACGTTATTTGCCAACTGGATGATGGATGtataatgatcaacaaaatgttttggtgaaatttcttttttttcaaaaaaaatggacaaaaaacgacaacgacgattGTTATTTGATTGCGCCAAACTGTTGATGATCTTAATAGACTGAATATGTGTGTGCATTATGTAATATTttgtcaaacaaaatgaaaacatttaacAAGAGGATGGAAAAagtatcatcataataacatatcaaacaaattcaGAACAATTGGATGATCTTCTTGGCGACAACGAAAACAGAAGTAATTTAAAAGAGATTGTTCCAGAAGTTAGAAATAGCATCATTATAGTAAGAACCGTTTGTCACTATAAATACTTGATGGTGACATTCATTGAACGTCAAATGACAAATTGAAAcgaattgaacaacaacaacaacaacaacaaaaatgatgtgcAAAATTATCGTTTTAACAACGtttttattatcgatatttGATTTAACCGttgctggtggtggtaatgctGGAAATACCCGTGGTTTTAGCGGTtttagtggtggtggtggtggtggtcaataTGGCCGTATGATGGGTGGTTTTCATTCTTCTGGCTTAGGTATGGGTAAcgtatttcatcatcaacaaatcgGTGGAGGTGTTATGACCATTGATCAACTTGGTGCTGGACGCCAAGAATCATTCAACGGTTTGGGACCGGAATTAGCTCATTTGGGCACTGGTATTAGTTCCGCTATTAGTGGCGGTATTGGTGCCTTTATGGGCTTACAAGGTGGTGCGCGACAAGcttttttcttgatattttgatttaatttttcttgttaatgaattttggaaaaaaaattaatctgaattttattcaatttacaCAGGTCGATCTAGCGGTGGTGGCGGCGGATACaatgctggtggtggtggtggtgggaaCAGTGGTTACAGTGGATCATCAAGAGGCGGAGGCCGTATAAATGCAGCTGTATTCTCTaaacaaacattcgaaaCCAAACCCGTTCAATCACAATTTGGACCAATTGAACCACAAATAATCGAAATTGAAGGTAGTGATTTACCAGTggaaattgttttcaaatcaGCATCCGGCCGTATTAAAGTACGACAAGAACATCGAATGCAAGGAGCAGGTGAAACtgaatataatcaatttgaagaAGAACCACATCGTTTGGTTACGGAAGTTCGAAAACCAATCATACAGGAAGTTAGAGAAATTATTTCACCACAAAGAAAAGTATATCAAGAGATTGAACCTGTTATTGAAGAAATTCATACAATCGTTGCCGAAGGACAAGGTGGgcgtggtagtggtggtaatTATGGTGGATCAAACGGTGGTGGAAATTATGGAAATAGTGGTGGATTTATGACACAACAACGTACAACTGAATATGCAGCAGCTAAAGCTAAAGCTAAGgcttagattttttttttcttttaagcTTTTAATTTACACCACAagtgatcaatcaatcaatagcTAATCGATAAtacggaattttttttttgtctcaaatttttatttatttatttatttaaagaaaaaaaagttcatttttttagaataaaaataatttttttttttttttgacaattggaaaaaaacttcataaaataattttacagcgaaaaaaaaaattgttcatgtCTGGTGTTTAGTTGGCTTTTTCGAAATGGgagaataaatatatatcatATACCATTTagatgatattgaaaattttcttcaattcaatcatcaattgccAATCACTTTTTTCAAGATCATCACGAAAATGTTCTTTCATTATATCAATTGATTCACGTGTAACACGTGAATAGAGcatatcatttgaatcaaaatgacgTCCAAATAATTTCGGCGCATCCGATGTACAATGTTCAATTTTAATACAAACTTCATCACCACGTTTAGCTTGTTCAACGGTTTTATGATCATGTTCAACGGTTGTTACACGACCAATTAGATCTAATTCTTTTGATGGTACAGCTAATGGTGTTCCCGATACAATtgtaccatcatcaacatgtaCACCAAGAACGATTGGATCACGTTTATTAAATATACAATTAGGTAATATTCGTAGTTTACATGGAAATACGGCTAAATGACGATTTTGTTCTTTACGTTGTTTACGAAGATTTTCTTTATATGCtgtaaattgatcaaataaatgataGATTATATCGGctgtaaaaattttcacaccTAATTGATCGGCTAATTCTTGTGCATCACGATCAATTTTTACATCAAATGCCAAAATAACAGCATTATCTGGTGAATTTTCCAACATGATTGATGCTTTCATAACATCACGTTTAGCTACAGGTCCAATACGTACACCTGAATATGGGATTTTTGAATCTTttaaaaattccaataatgCTTCCAATGCACCCAATGTTGATGCCTGAACATAGACACCTTTATCTGAACATTTTATTGCTTTCATTGCCGAACCAAATTGATTCCAACACATTGTTTTCAATCGTTCCAATTCGGTTTCGTTTTGGGTGACATATAAATTCAAACCGGCAA
This is a stretch of genomic DNA from Dermatophagoides farinae isolate YC_2012a chromosome 6, ASM2471394v1, whole genome shotgun sequence. It encodes these proteins:
- the LOC124493639 gene encoding uncharacterized protein LOC124493639, with product MIYMMNGQFIANAHITSPSNRIREKINKSNNNNQPLSSRKPSSSSSAARMDFAIKSAHGSRNGIGIGGGGLIQSVYNEFQNSDGGGIKSFGISSKKVTANSRKNDFHGDRKIDQKTLNKIKEIINAAVKTRFSMETKEADFDEDDYDQTPQVIEIGGSELPLEIHFKSSSSRINIKQSHETDEGQTIGPMKTNSKPMRIIHENYKPVIAEIREIITPYRKVFQEIQPVMEEIHTVVTQGKKRKKIKPGHRINDGGGTKGGSGSSSNAGGGLKGGSGGRQKQQRPSSSSLEENIRQVLERMNERSIQKEQFEQQTVEDNLEQQQQQQQLEQNDEFEQQQQVENDRFSESPESQQQQQQQQQQVEIDDNDDEDSIYKVRQQSSSRNNAVGSRKGYDRRKKRLV
- the LOC124493640 gene encoding uncharacterized protein LOC124493640; translated protein: MMCKIIVLTTFLLSIFDLTVAGGGNAGNTRGFSGFSGGGGGGQYGRMMGGFHSSGLGRSSGGGGGYNAGGGGGGNSGYSGSSRGGGRINAAVFSKQTFETKPVQSQFGPIEPQIIEIEGSDLPVEIVFKSASGRIKVRQEHRMQGAGETEYNQFEEEPHRLVTEVRKPIIQEVREIISPQRKVYQEIEPVIEEIHTIVAEGQGGRGSGGNYGGSNGGGNYGNSGGFMTQQRTTEYAAAKAKAKA